One window of Magallana gigas chromosome 2, xbMagGiga1.1, whole genome shotgun sequence genomic DNA carries:
- the LOC105317848 gene encoding acetylcholine receptor subunit beta: MDSRSIFVFLFFCILIMSFKESVSTRVTTEANLRTLLWTTNSYDSLVRPDDTVNVTIKLYPMSLLDLDIAEGSMTAVGFFTFEWTDSRLDWSSNAAYSSIITMFTTGKYTWFPSLVLLNSIDELDILMDPDNQNPIRVANDGSCEYLMLKVMKVSCDTYATYYPFDTQTCRLVIASWGYNEAEIAFVTKGVSTSFYIENGEWEYTGDAEKSKAITRGHQQVPTLSFDLTFRRRPIYQVLNIFLPTVMIGFLISGAFVLPPDSGERMGYSLTTLLAYAVYLTMAADSLPTVSLNVAYLSIYLNITVVSGGAVVVLSKIVLSCHHASEDDPIPTFLVKMYTGWAGQLAGMRKMQCFWNKNTKETNVVDVKEQTTESNNEDLETQKEMEINWPIITKFLDKLFFRFFLLITILQQIVFGIIFLYGYLCACNPDS, encoded by the exons ATGGATTCAAGGAGTATTTTCGTATTTCTCTTCTTTTGTATTCTAATCATGAGCTTCAAAG AGTCAGTGAGTACAAGGGTTACTACAGAAGCGAATTTAAGAACCTTGTTGTGGACGACCAATAGCTATGATAGTTTAGTTAGGCCAGACGACACTGTTAACGTAACAATCAAACTGTATCCGATGTCTTTACTAGACTTA GACATTGCAGAAGGTTCAATGACGGCCGTTGGATTTTTTACTTTT GAATGGACAGACTCTCGTTTGGATTGGTCATCAAATGCAGCGTATTCGTCCATCATAACTATGTTTACTACAGGAAAATACACTTGGTTTCCATCGTTAGTTCTCCTGAACAG CATTGACGAACTTGATATCCTTATGGACCCAGACAACCAGAATCCCATCCGTGTTGCTAACGATGGCAGTTGTGAGTACCTTATGCTCAAAGTGATGAAAGTGTCGTGTGACACTTACGCCACGTATTATCCTTTTGACACGCAGACATGCAGGCTTGTGATAGCATCTTGGGGATATAACGAAGCTGAAATAGCGTTTGTTACAAAAGGGGtatcaacatcattttacattgAGAATGGTGAATGGGAATACACAG GTGATGCTGAGAAGTCTAAAGCAATTACAAGAGGACACCAACAGGTTCCAACGTTATCATTTGATTTGACCTTTAGGCGGCGTCCTATATATCAA GTACTGAACATATTTTTGCCGACCGTGATGATAGGGTTTCTGATATCGGGAGCTTTTGTATTACCACCTGACAGTGGGGAACGAATGGGATACTCTTTGACAACGCTGCTAGCTTACGCTGTTTATCTCACAATGGCGGCAGATAGTTTACCGACGGTGTCTTTAAACGTAGCATATCTCA GTATATATCTAAATATCACAGTTGTATCGGGTGGGGCCGTTGTTGTCCTGTCAAAAATCGTCCTTTCTTGTCATCACGCCTCCGAGGATGACCCAATACCGACTTTTCTGGTCAAAATGTATACTGGATGGGCCGGACAATTAGCAGGAATGCGGAAAATGCAATGCTTTtggaacaaaaatacaaaagaaacaaaTGTTGTAGATGTCAAGGAACAAACAACAGAATCGAATAACGAGGACTTGGAAACACAGAAGGAGATGGAGATTAATTGGCCGATCATCACAAAATTCTTGGATAAActtttctttcgttttttccTGCTCATCACAATTCTTCAACAGATAGTATTTGGTATCATTTTTCTATATGGGTATTTGTGTGCATGTAATCCAGATAGttga